In 'Nostoc azollae' 0708, the following are encoded in one genomic region:
- a CDS encoding tail fiber protein — protein sequence MSEPFISEIRMFAGNFAPKYWVFCDGQLLSIPENTALFSIPGTIYAGNRHLLRH from the coding sequence ATGTCTGAACCTTTTATCAGTGAAATTAGGATGTTTGCAGGCAACTTTGCCCCCAAATACTGGGTATTTTGTGATGGTCAACTTCTTTCCATCCCTGAGAACACTGCTCTGTTTAGCATTCCTGGTACAATCTATGCAGGTAATAGACACCTTCTAAGGCATTAG
- a CDS encoding 2'-5' RNA ligase family protein, producing MSRFFIALLPPKEIQDYANEVKQYFIDKYASRGAQNSPPHITLQSPFKMVDQNLTLLESSLKNFAENRQSVPIILINFAAFVPRVIYIDVVKTQALLSLQADLMTDVENNLGFVDKVDQSRPFTPHLTVAFRDLAKQNFHAAWPEFKERQLYFEFTATYLTLLVHDGKRWNIKSEFSFSSSIQNH from the coding sequence ATGAGTCGCTTTTTTATTGCCCTGTTACCACCGAAAGAGATTCAGGACTACGCCAACGAAGTTAAACAGTATTTCATCGATAAATATGCTAGTCGTGGCGCACAAAATTCTCCACCACATATCACCCTACAATCACCATTTAAAATGGTAGATCAGAATTTAACACTTTTAGAATCATCCCTCAAAAATTTTGCTGAAAACAGACAGTCAGTACCGATAATACTTATTAATTTTGCCGCTTTTGTTCCGCGTGTTATATACATTGATGTTGTTAAAACTCAAGCACTCTTATCACTACAAGCAGATTTAATGACTGATGTAGAAAATAATTTAGGTTTTGTTGATAAAGTTGACCAAAGTCGTCCCTTTACGCCCCATTTAACAGTTGCGTTTCGGGACTTAGCAAAACAGAATTTTCACGCTGCTTGGCCAGAATTTAAAGAACGTCAGTTATATTTTGAATTTACCGCGACTTATCTTACCTTGCTAGTGCACGACGGTAAACGGTGGAATATCAAATCAGAGTTTTCTTTTTCGTCTTCAATCCAAAATCATTAA
- a CDS encoding YciI family protein has product MPWFVKIEAGRVHKPTFDQYVPAHTAYVQELINKGHKAKTGYWVQRGGGMMLFEAASMDEALAIVAADPLVQNDCVSYKLYEWQIVME; this is encoded by the coding sequence ATGCCCTGGTTTGTAAAGATTGAAGCAGGTAGAGTGCATAAACCAACCTTTGATCAATATGTCCCCGCCCACACAGCTTATGTACAAGAATTGATAAATAAAGGACATAAAGCCAAAACCGGCTATTGGGTGCAACGGGGTGGGGGCATGATGCTCTTTGAGGCAGCTTCCATGGATGAAGCCCTGGCGATAGTAGCTGCTGATCCCTTGGTACAGAACGATTGTGTCAGTTATAAACTTTACGAATGGCAAATTGTTATGGAATGA
- a CDS encoding phasin family protein: MPGFGDIVQKAFYLGVGLASYAGEKARGKLAELRSEVQKLADEMVAKGEMNTEEARHFVEDMMNQAHQPPRSGETTEKTAPSEPRRIEILEVDEELTVKEAPKENVDHLRQQVLELQQELKQLKKS; this comes from the coding sequence ATGCCTGGTTTTGGAGATATTGTTCAAAAGGCTTTTTACCTTGGTGTAGGCTTGGCTTCTTACGCTGGTGAAAAAGCAAGGGGGAAATTAGCCGAACTGCGATCAGAAGTCCAAAAACTGGCTGACGAAATGGTGGCTAAGGGCGAAATGAATACAGAAGAAGCTCGTCATTTCGTAGAAGATATGATGAACCAAGCCCACCAGCCCCCAAGATCTGGTGAAACAACGGAAAAAACAGCCCCTTCTGAACCTCGTCGCATCGAAATTTTGGAGGTAGATGAAGAACTAACTGTCAAAGAAGCCCCAAAAGAAAACGTGGATCACCTACGTCAGCAAGTTCTAGAACTACAACAAGAGTTAAAACAACTCAAAAAGAGTTAA
- the queF gene encoding preQ(1) synthase, with translation MSNSLPDTVTPVNQEMKYGEREIAEGQLIIFPNPRVGRRYNIDITLPEFTCKCPFSGYPDFATIHISYIPDQRVVELKALKLYINSYRDRYISHEESANEILDDFVAACDPLEMTVKADFTPRGNVHTVVEVKHKKEVIF, from the coding sequence ATGAGTAATTCTTTGCCTGACACTGTAACCCCAGTAAATCAAGAAATGAAATATGGTGAACGCGAGATAGCGGAAGGACAACTAATCATATTCCCTAATCCGCGTGTGGGTAGGCGTTATAATATTGACATTACTTTACCAGAATTTACTTGTAAATGCCCGTTTTCCGGTTATCCAGACTTTGCAACTATTCATATATCCTACATCCCTGATCAACGAGTAGTAGAGTTGAAGGCTTTAAAACTGTATATTAATAGTTATCGTGATCGCTACATTTCTCACGAAGAATCAGCAAATGAAATTTTAGATGATTTTGTAGCTGCTTGCGATCCTTTAGAAATGACAGTAAAAGCTGATTTTACTCCCCGTGGGAATGTACATACTGTTGTGGAAGTAAAACACAAAAAAGAAGTGATTTTTTAA
- a CDS encoding serine/threonine protein kinase translates to MIASIQQELIPQLIVESVHPHNPAEVRYLPSPWELLGTGNYAAVVYHPGYPDMVVKIYAPGRPGFEEELEVYLRLGSHPTFSECFYAQEGLLVLKRLYGVTLYDCLHRGLRIPPKVIKDIDSALDYAQTRGLYPHDVHGKNVMIFEGRGLVVDISDFLHQEKCSKWDNLKKAYYCLYLPILYPLRLRVTYSLLDMVRKTYRFASSFVGRVFKSLLP, encoded by the coding sequence CTGATTGCAAGTATTCAGCAAGAACTGATCCCACAATTAATTGTCGAAAGTGTCCATCCTCACAACCCAGCAGAAGTGCGCTATCTTCCCTCACCTTGGGAACTACTAGGTACAGGAAACTACGCAGCAGTAGTTTATCATCCTGGATACCCAGACATGGTGGTCAAAATCTACGCACCTGGTCGTCCTGGGTTTGAGGAGGAACTAGAAGTTTACCTTCGTCTTGGTTCCCATCCAACTTTTTCTGAGTGTTTTTATGCTCAAGAAGGGTTGTTAGTCTTAAAAAGATTATATGGTGTTACCCTTTATGACTGTCTTCACAGGGGTTTGCGTATTCCTCCCAAAGTTATCAAAGATATTGATAGTGCTTTGGACTATGCACAGACTCGTGGACTTTACCCTCATGATGTTCATGGCAAGAATGTCATGATATTTGAGGGTCGGGGTTTAGTTGTTGATATTTCTGATTTTCTGCACCAGGAAAAATGCTCAAAATGGGATAATTTAAAAAAGGCTTATTATTGTCTATATCTGCCTATTTTATATCCTTTGCGGTTACGAGTAACTTATTCACTTTTAGATATGGTTCGCAAAACCTACCGCTTTGCAAGTTCTTTTGTAGGTAGGGTATTTAAATCTCTGCTGCCATAA
- a CDS encoding cytochrome c biogenesis protein produces the protein MTVDNTTSKDLNLFSLPIRFLRREILPVLTDLRLAIILLLIIAFFSIGGTVIEQGQVPTFYQANYPEHPALFGFLTWKVIQVLGLDHVYRTWWFLALLVLFGTSLTACTFTRQLPALKAAQKWQYYDEPRKFNKLALSAELDGISVSSLTLILTKTRYKIFQEQEEDNLLYARKGVVGRIGPIIVHIGIVMILLGGIWGSMTGFMAQEMICSGDTFQVKNIIDAGAWSSQKVLKDWAVRVNKFWIDYTPKGGIDQFYSDLSVLDNDGKEVNHEKIYVNKPLRYHGVVFYQTDWGISAVQVKLNKSPIFQLPMAQLDTKARGRIWGTWIPTKPDLSEGVSLLAKDLQGMVLIYDTKGKLINTVRTGMSIPVNGINLKIIDVLGSTGLQIKYDPGIPIVYMGFALLMLGVVMSYFSHSQIWALQIGEKLYIGGKTNRAQVSFEREVLGILDQLNDQGKK, from the coding sequence ATGACTGTAGATAACACAACATCCAAAGACTTAAATTTGTTTTCCCTACCTATTCGCTTTTTACGACGAGAAATTTTACCTGTGCTTACAGATTTAAGATTAGCAATTATCTTGTTGCTAATAATTGCTTTCTTCAGTATTGGTGGTACGGTAATTGAACAAGGACAAGTACCGACTTTTTATCAAGCCAATTATCCAGAACATCCGGCTTTATTTGGTTTTCTAACTTGGAAGGTAATTCAAGTCCTTGGTTTAGATCATGTTTATCGCACTTGGTGGTTTTTAGCTTTATTAGTTTTATTTGGAACAAGTTTAACAGCTTGTACTTTTACTAGGCAATTACCAGCTTTAAAAGCTGCCCAGAAATGGCAATATTACGATGAACCACGCAAATTTAATAAATTAGCCTTAAGTGCAGAATTAGATGGTATCTCTGTTAGTTCACTGACACTAATTTTAACGAAAACCCGTTATAAAATATTTCAAGAACAGGAAGAAGATAATCTTCTTTATGCCCGTAAAGGTGTAGTCGGACGCATTGGACCGATTATTGTGCATATTGGTATCGTCATGATTTTATTGGGAGGAATTTGGGGTTCGATGACAGGTTTCATGGCTCAGGAAATGATTTGTAGTGGTGATACCTTCCAAGTAAAAAACATTATTGATGCTGGTGCTTGGTCTTCTCAAAAAGTTCTGAAAGATTGGGCTGTGAGAGTTAATAAATTTTGGATTGATTATACTCCAAAAGGAGGAATTGACCAATTTTATTCAGATTTATCTGTTTTGGATAATGATGGCAAAGAAGTCAACCATGAGAAGATTTATGTAAATAAACCTCTCCGTTATCATGGTGTAGTCTTTTATCAAACAGATTGGGGTATTTCTGCTGTTCAGGTGAAATTAAATAAAAGTCCAATTTTCCAATTACCAATGGCACAATTAGACACTAAAGCTAGAGGCAGAATTTGGGGAACTTGGATACCGACTAAGCCTGATTTAAGTGAAGGTGTTTCGTTATTAGCAAAAGATTTGCAAGGAATGGTATTAATATATGATACTAAAGGTAAATTGATTAATACGGTTCGCACCGGAATGTCTATACCTGTGAATGGTATAAATCTCAAAATTATTGATGTCCTTGGTAGCACTGGTTTACAAATTAAATATGACCCAGGAATACCGATTGTATATATGGGCTTTGCTTTATTAATGCTGGGTGTGGTGATGAGTTATTTTTCCCATTCCCAAATTTGGGCTTTACAAATAGGAGAAAAACTTTATATTGGTGGTAAAACTAACCGCGCTCAAGTTAGCTTTGAAAGAGAAGTGTTGGGAATTTTAGACCAGCTTAATGACCAAGGAAAAAAATAA
- a CDS encoding cytochrome c biogenesis protein CcdA, whose product MLENLQTQIYQLEQFANTLVANQLTHVSIVSIAIIFAAGLLTSLTPCMLSMLPITIGYIGGYEAKSRLQAAAQSTWFALGLATTLAGLGIVAGLVGKVYGQVGIGLPIIVSIIAIIMGLNLLEALPIQFPSLNETNCISQDLPPRVRSYSIGLTFGLVASPCSTPVLASLLGWVANTQDLILGAVLLLSYTAGYVAPLILAGTFTATIRKLLELRRWSGWINPVSGALLVGFGVFSLLSRIPLGSF is encoded by the coding sequence ATGCTGGAGAATCTGCAAACCCAAATTTATCAACTCGAACAATTCGCAAACACCCTTGTTGCTAACCAACTCACCCATGTCAGTATCGTAAGTATTGCCATTATTTTTGCAGCTGGCTTACTCACTAGTCTTACCCCATGTATGCTGTCTATGCTGCCTATTACTATTGGTTATATTGGTGGTTATGAAGCAAAAAGCCGACTTCAAGCAGCTGCACAATCAACTTGGTTTGCTTTAGGATTAGCCACAACATTGGCAGGTTTAGGAATTGTAGCAGGTTTAGTGGGAAAAGTATACGGTCAAGTAGGAATTGGTTTACCAATTATTGTTAGTATTATTGCTATTATTATGGGCTTGAATTTATTAGAAGCTCTACCCATACAATTTCCATCTTTGAACGAAACAAATTGTATTTCTCAAGATTTACCTCCTAGAGTTCGTTCATACTCTATCGGGTTAACTTTTGGTTTAGTTGCTTCCCCTTGCAGTACACCAGTTTTAGCCAGTTTATTAGGTTGGGTTGCTAATACCCAAGATTTGATTTTAGGTGCAGTTTTACTACTTTCCTACACAGCCGGATATGTTGCACCATTGATTTTGGCAGGTACGTTTACTGCCACAATTAGAAAACTATTAGAATTGCGTCGTTGGTCTGGTTGGATTAATCCAGTTAGCGGTGCATTATTGGTTGGGTTTGGTGTATTTTCTTTACTTTCTCGTATTCCCCTTGGTAGTTTCTAG
- a CDS encoding transposase family protein, with protein sequence MPTFDVLGLHFGIWKTEAKDTFHYWLEILRDVFPPSLREQLEKHDSDYAMVTQNKRQETKSFPLRVFLLNRSLDL encoded by the coding sequence ATGCCAACATTTGATGTTTTAGGTTTGCATTTCGGTATATGGAAAACGGAAGCAAAGGACACATTTCATTACTGGCTAGAGATATTACGAGATGTTTTCCCTCCTAGTCTCCGTGAACAGCTAGAAAAACATGATAGCGATTATGCCATGGTGACTCAGAACAAAAGGCAGGAAACAAAGAGTTTTCCACTAAGAGTATTTTTGTTGAACAGGTCATTAGACTTGTAA
- the recR gene encoding recombination mediator RecR, translated as MQRLPGVGPKSAQRLALHILKRPEAEVEALAQALIDAKKQVGLCQVCYHLSSEPVCDICRNPNRDNTTICVVADSRDVIALEKTREYKGKYHVLGGVISPMDGIGPEQLTAQALVRRVSQQQPQEVIMAISPSVEGETTTLYIGELLKPFTKVTRIAFGLPVGGDLEYADEVTLVRALEGRRELD; from the coding sequence CTGCAACGCCTCCCCGGAGTGGGACCCAAATCCGCCCAGCGTCTAGCGTTGCATATTTTAAAGCGCCCAGAGGCAGAAGTTGAAGCTTTGGCACAGGCACTAATTGATGCGAAAAAACAGGTAGGGTTGTGTCAAGTTTGCTATCACCTCTCATCTGAACCTGTATGTGATATCTGCCGCAATCCTAACCGGGATAATACAACTATCTGTGTGGTTGCAGATTCCCGTGATGTGATTGCATTGGAAAAAACCCGCGAGTATAAAGGTAAATATCATGTCTTAGGTGGGGTGATTTCTCCCATGGATGGTATTGGACCTGAACAGTTGACGGCTCAAGCTTTGGTGCGGAGAGTCAGTCAACAACAGCCACAAGAAGTAATTATGGCTATTAGTCCTAGTGTAGAAGGGGAAACCACTACTTTATATATAGGTGAGTTACTCAAACCTTTTACGAAAGTTACGCGGATTGCTTTTGGTTTACCTGTGGGTGGTGATTTAGAGTATGCTGATGAGGTGACACTGGTTAGAGCTTTGGAAGGACGACGGGAATTAGATTAA
- a CDS encoding urease accessory protein UreE, which translates to MLTLMQGKLFDFDVDIAVHLILELTAEERTRSRHRFTLPDGTVVFLRLPRGTVFHDGDVLTHESQCNFMKIVAKPESVLTVVADIPLLLRAAYDLGNRHVPVGITQNYLRLSPDPILQTMLVKLGLEIKD; encoded by the coding sequence ATGCTGACCTTAATGCAAGGTAAACTATTTGATTTTGATGTTGATATTGCGGTTCATTTGATCCTGGAACTTACCGCAGAAGAACGCACCCGCAGCCGTCACCGATTTACTTTACCTGATGGTACGGTCGTGTTTTTGCGTTTACCAAGAGGTACGGTTTTCCATGATGGTGATGTTCTGACACATGAAAGCCAGTGTAATTTCATGAAAATTGTTGCAAAACCTGAATCTGTTTTAACTGTGGTTGCAGACATACCTTTGTTATTAAGGGCTGCTTATGATTTGGGAAATCGTCATGTACCTGTAGGAATTACACAGAACTATTTACGCTTGTCTCCTGACCCGATTTTACAAACGATGTTGGTAAAATTAGGCTTGGAAATTAAGGACTAA
- a CDS encoding lipase family protein, giving the protein MALLTLTVLSEVRFTNISINNNTTNVTVTGNILGGALGTLCVVDVQYKFVKKLTSIEGYTFGAPKVGSNGFSKPYNEQIPKSYRFVHGMDIVSALPRWWQGYSHVDKELQIGSRFRLNVISARFKDHGLDGYIRLLKELSIKD; this is encoded by the coding sequence GTGGCTTTACTAACGCTTACTGTTCTCTCAGAAGTCAGATTCACAAATATATCAATAAATAATAATACTACTAATGTTACTGTAACTGGTAACATTTTAGGAGGTGCATTAGGAACATTATGTGTAGTAGATGTTCAGTACAAGTTTGTTAAAAAATTAACTTCCATAGAAGGTTATACTTTTGGAGCGCCAAAAGTGGGAAGTAATGGATTTTCCAAGCCCTATAATGAACAAATTCCTAAAAGTTATAGATTTGTTCATGGTATGGATATAGTTTCTGCATTACCAAGATGGTGGCAAGGATATAGTCATGTGGATAAGGAACTACAGATAGGTTCAAGATTTAGGTTAAATGTTATTTCTGCACGATTTAAAGATCATGGTCTTGATGGTTATATTCGTCTATTAAAAGAATTATCAATCAAAGATTAG
- the dnaG gene encoding DNA primase — MQIPRLHPDTIEEVKHRADIVDLVSEYVVLRKRGKVFVGLCPFHDEKSPSFTVSPSKQMYYCFGCQAAGNAIKFLMDLGKYQFTEVVLDLARRYQVPVKTLEPEQRQELQHQLSLREQLYEVLASTAQFYQHALRQSLGQKGMQYLQEHRQFKTETIQQFGLGYAPAGWETLHRYLVEDKHYPVQLVEKAGLIKPRKDGGGYYDVFRDRLMIPIRDIQGRVIAFGGRTLTEEQPKYLNSPETELFSKGKTLFALDHAKDGISKLDQGVVVEGYFDAIALHAAGINNAVASLGTALSMEQVRLLLRYTDSKQLVLNFDADKAGINAAERAIGEIATLAYKGEVQLKILNIPHAKDADEYLHSHTAEEYQQLLANAPLWLNWQIAEIIKHKDLRQATAFQKVTKEIVKLLQNIVNSDTLNYYISYCAEILSLGDARLIPLRVENLLTQIAPTSVQSLPLRSRKQKLKTPKLSLVTTERSLLEQAEALLLQIYLHCPEQRQVIIDELEERNLEFSLSHHRFFWQQSLEFPVEEVDLIFSLENKYLELSEDLILISHLFHLNEKTNKEILRTPQVLQATFACMEIVLREKRYRYFMELWEKTDPLTEPEKDKFYADAMYAEKMRLQELDKQRYFSIRELL; from the coding sequence ATGCAAATCCCTCGCTTACATCCAGATACCATAGAAGAAGTTAAACACCGGGCTGATATTGTTGATCTTGTTTCAGAGTACGTAGTTTTGCGTAAGCGTGGAAAGGTTTTTGTCGGGTTATGCCCCTTCCATGATGAAAAAAGCCCTAGTTTCACGGTTAGTCCCAGCAAGCAGATGTATTATTGCTTCGGTTGTCAAGCTGCCGGTAACGCCATTAAATTTCTCATGGATTTGGGTAAATACCAGTTTACAGAAGTGGTGTTAGATTTAGCACGGCGTTATCAAGTACCTGTCAAAACCTTAGAACCGGAACAAAGACAAGAATTACAACATCAGTTGTCTTTGCGTGAGCAGTTATATGAGGTTTTAGCGTCCACAGCCCAATTTTATCAACACGCCCTCAGACAAAGTTTAGGACAAAAAGGGATGCAGTATTTACAAGAACATCGTCAATTCAAAACCGAAACAATTCAACAATTTGGTTTGGGTTATGCACCCGCAGGTTGGGAAACCTTACATCGGTATTTGGTGGAAGATAAACATTACCCAGTCCAGTTGGTGGAAAAAGCGGGTTTGATTAAACCCAGGAAAGATGGAGGCGGTTATTATGATGTATTTCGTGATCGCTTAATGATTCCCATCCGTGATATACAAGGACGAGTTATTGCTTTTGGTGGGAGAACGCTGACAGAAGAACAACCAAAATATTTAAACTCCCCAGAAACAGAACTTTTTAGTAAAGGTAAAACCTTATTTGCATTAGATCACGCCAAAGATGGTATTTCTAAATTAGATCAAGGAGTAGTTGTAGAGGGATATTTTGATGCGATCGCTCTCCATGCAGCAGGGATTAATAACGCCGTCGCTTCCCTGGGTACAGCTTTAAGCATGGAACAAGTCCGGTTGCTATTACGCTACACCGATTCAAAACAATTAGTTCTAAACTTTGATGCAGATAAAGCCGGAATCAACGCCGCAGAAAGGGCTATTGGTGAAATCGCGACATTAGCCTATAAAGGCGAAGTGCAGTTAAAAATCCTTAATATACCCCATGCAAAAGATGCCGATGAATACTTGCACAGTCATACAGCAGAGGAATATCAACAACTATTAGCAAACGCCCCACTTTGGTTAAATTGGCAAATTGCGGAAATCATCAAACACAAAGATTTAAGACAAGCTACTGCTTTTCAAAAAGTTACAAAAGAAATCGTAAAACTCTTGCAAAATATAGTTAATAGTGATACACTAAATTATTACATTTCCTACTGTGCAGAAATACTCAGCTTAGGGGACGCTAGATTAATACCCCTCAGAGTTGAGAATTTACTAACTCAAATTGCACCCACTAGTGTGCAAAGTCTACCACTGCGCTCGCGCAAACAGAAGTTGAAAACGCCGAAGCTATCTCTAGTAACCACTGAACGGAGTTTATTAGAACAAGCAGAGGCGTTATTATTACAAATATATTTACATTGTCCAGAACAGCGCCAAGTAATAATTGATGAACTAGAAGAGCGAAATTTAGAATTTAGCCTTTCTCATCATCGCTTTTTTTGGCAACAGAGTTTAGAGTTTCCAGTAGAAGAAGTAGATTTAATTTTTAGTTTGGAAAACAAGTATTTAGAATTATCAGAAGACTTAATATTAATTTCTCATTTATTTCATTTGAATGAAAAAACCAACAAAGAAATACTGCGCACTCCCCAAGTACTTCAAGCCACATTTGCTTGTATGGAAATAGTCTTGAGAGAAAAACGCTATCGTTATTTTATGGAACTGTGGGAAAAAACTGATCCACTAACAGAACCAGAGAAAGATAAGTTTTATGCTGATGCTATGTATGCTGAAAAAATGCGTTTACAAGAATTAGATAAACAACGGTATTTTTCAATTAGAGAATTACTTTAG